A stretch of the Diadema setosum chromosome 16, eeDiaSeto1, whole genome shotgun sequence genome encodes the following:
- the LOC140240291 gene encoding uncharacterized protein, producing the protein MEQDATADSSLNGKNQHREHDDMVQETHSPLRRYSSNPSEVVIKVESGSSSWHGAGRKLSKLKPGSKRRKSSYNVRRSSLKERQKEDDLHMEILATDIADDDAKKVDVKTTAAGTDGRCLRCCMIIVIVFMIVAFLGTGGFFLVSLLSSEYYGVETERLESGNDLVSTSTSEPTPALKTTQSPSTTSPPSGTSSLSTAPITTFGSTEGAPFKHECQPGEFWCESPGDLAECVPGEWRCDGEMDCSTAADEADCGGSATPDTSLTCVTWQRTFNQSCDGCDYVPTCQPDGIQWTRLQCTLDRLTCWCVEPDSGRTVTGSFTGVDIIEDNEVLNCANFVQ; encoded by the exons ATGGAGCAAGATGCAACGGCGGACTCTTCGTTGAACGGCAAGAATCAACATCGTGAGCATGACGACATG GTGCAAGAAACGCATAGCCCCTTGCGACGGTACTCCAGCAACCCCAGCGAAGTCGTGATCAAAGTGGAGAGTGGTTCCTCATCGTGGCACGGCGCCGGTCGAAAACTGAGCAAGCTGAAGCCGGGGTCCAAACGAAGAAAGTCCTCGTACAACGTGCGCAGATCGTCCCTGAAGGAGCGACAGAAGGAGGACGACTTGCACATGGAAATACTCGCCACCGACATCGCAGACGACGACGCGAAGAAGGTCGACGTGAAAACGACGGCGGCGGGTACTGACGGGCGCTGCCTTCGATGCTGCATGATCATCGTGATCGTTTTCATGATCGTCGCCTTTCTCGGCACGGGTGGCTTCTTCCTCGTGTCCTTGTTGTCGAGTGAGTATTATGGTGTGGAGACAGAACGGCTGGAA TCAG GAAACGACCTAGTTTCGACATCGACCAGCGAACCAACCCCAGCTCTTAAGACGACACAGTCACCATCGACAACATCGCCACCGTCCGGAACATCGTCATTGTCCACAGCACCGATAACAACTTTTGGCTCAACAG AGGGTGCACCATTCAAACATGAGTGTCAGCCAGGCGAGTTTTGGTGTGAATCCCCCGGAGATCTCGCAGAGTGCGTGCCGGGAGAGTGGCGGTGTGACGGAGAGATGGACTGCTCCACTGCTGCAGATGAGGCAGATTGTGGTG GTTCCGCTACGCCAGATACATCGCTCACTTGCGTTACCTGGCAACGAACTTTCAACCAATCGTGTGACGGCTGCGACTATGTCCCCACCTGCCAGCCCGACGGAATCCAGTGGACGAGGCTGCAGTGCACCCTGGACCGACTGACGTGCTGGTGCGTGGAACCAGATAGCGGACGCACAGTCACCGGAAGTTTCACTGGCGTCGATATCATTGAGGACAATGAAGTTCTCAACTGCGCGAACTTTGTTCAGTAA
- the LOC140239534 gene encoding uncharacterized protein: MDSDSTELKTISNKGSVPEPGKLHVGMHEDPTSKHRTSLKQLFSPRQRSSYDVQRASQRLEQDKPPGELRIDVGEAQANSLLAEASPNNKEGEDMPLQRFASDSSHRLGVELVELPTTEHRGSWMHWVNSNRSSYNVRGASLKARQGAGEDDDTSQVVDSQETEDEDDDDVAVCKKGNRLNRCCVVVILVIFIIAVCGLLVFLTTYHAVHNAQEVPVDSSSTETMHTCLADEIWCGSPTESSHCIPGSWRCDGELDCSTAVDERDCDGPTLDFSVERAISCKNLRENFNQSCTRGGLDPDRCGYIPQCQADGKLWLRQQCTVDNRSCWCVDTRNGRTVAGTLMGADIISDDMLFISCPA, from the exons ATGGACTCGGATTCCACAGAGCTGAAGACAATTTCCAATAAG GGCTCTGTTCCCGAACCTGGTAAACTCCACGTCGGGATGCACGAAGACCCGACATCGAAACACCGGACCTCGTTGAAGCAACTTTTCAGCCCACGGCAGAGGTCGTCGTACGACGTCCAGCGAGCATCGCAGCGGCTCGAGCAGGACAAGCCACCGGGCGAGCTACGGATCGACGTGGGAGAGGCTCAGGCTAACTCGCTCCTCGCTGAAGCTTCTCCGAATAATAAG GAAGGAGAGGACATGCCCCTGCAGAGGTTTGCCAGCGACTCATCCCATCGCCTCGGCGTCGAATTGGTGGAGTTACCAACGACTGAACACAGGGGGTCTTGGATGCATTGGGTAAACTCGAATCGGTCGTCGTACAACGTGCGCGGAGCCTCGCTCAAGGCCCGGCAGGGTGCTGGGGAGGATGACGACACAAGCCAGGTCGTCGACAGTCAGGAAACCGAGGACGAGGACGATGATGACGTCGCTGTATGCAAAAAGGGGAATCGACTCAACCGATGCTGTGTGGTCGTCATCCTAGTCATCTTCATTATCGCTGTGTGCGGCTTACTTGTTTTCTTGACTACGTACCACGCAG TTCACAACGCTCAAGAAGTGCCTGTCGACTCGTCTTCTACGGAAACCA TGCACACGTGCCTTGCCGATGAAATCTGGTGCGGCTCTCCCACCGAATCGTCACACTGTATCCCGGGCTCATGGCGGTGTGACGGGGAGCTGGACTGCTCGACAGCTGTAGACGAACGAGACTGCGACG GTCCCACATTGGATTTCTCCGTGGAAAGGGCAATTTCTTGCAAAAAtctacgcgaaaatttcaaccaGTCGTGTACTCGAGGAGGACTCGACCCTGATCGCTGCGGGTACATCCCCCAGTGCCAGGCGGACGGAAAACTGTGGCTGCGACAACAGTGTACTGTCGATAATCGGAGCTGTTGGTGCGTCGACACTCGGAATGGACGAACAGTGGCGGGCACACTTATGGGGGCGGACATTATCAGCGACGACATGTTGTTTATTAGCTGCCCGGCGTAA